The region AGTGGCCATAGTAATAATATTTgtttgtgctgcagctgtggtaccCGCAGTACATGTCATTGACACATGAAGTTCAGCACAGATTGTGTTATCAGCAGATAAGCATCTATTGATAGCTGTTATTTGTCACAGGTCAGGAAGCAGcccacaccctcctcctcctcttccagcgaggtcactgactgtcctggCAGCCTCTGGCGCCCCGGCGTCTGAGCGCGTCCGACTAGCAGGAGCCGAGACCTGCTGGACTTCAGCATGACACATGGAGCGCAGCAAGGGTTATCATAAACAGCACCTGTCATGTCAGGCTgttaaatacagtgggttgcaaaagtattcggcccccttgaagttttccacattttgtcatattactgccacaaacatgaatcaattttattggaattccacatgtaagaccaacacaaagtggtgtacatgtgagaagtggaacgaaaatcatacgtgattccaaacattttttacaaataaataactgcaaagtggggtgtgcgtaattattcagccccctttggtccgagtgcagtcagttgcccatagacattgcctgaagagtgttaatgactaaatagagtgctcctgtgtgtaatctaacgtcaatacaaatacagctgctctgtgacggcctcagaggttgtctaagagaatattgggagcaacaacaccatgaattccaaagaacacaccagacaattcagggataaagttattgagaaatttgaagcaggcttaggctacaaaaagatttccaaagccttaaacatcccacagagcaccgttgaagcgatcattcagaaatggaaggagtatggcacaactgtaaacctgcaaagacaaggccgtccacctaaactcacaggccgaacaagtagagcgctgatcagaaatgcagtcaaaaggcccatggtgactctggaagagctgcagagatctacagctcaggtgggggaatctgtccataggacaactattagtcatgcactgtacaaagttggcctttatggaagagtggcaagaaaaaagccattgttaacagaaaagcataagaagatctgtttgcagtttgccacaagccatgtgggggacaaagcaatcatgtggaaggtgctctggtcagatgagaccaaaatggaactttttggccaaaatgcaaaacgctatgtgtggcggaaaactaacactgcacatcactctgaacacaccatccccaccgtcaaatatggtggtggcagcatcatgctctgggggtgcttctcttcggcagggacagggaagctggtcagagctgatgggaagatgcatggagccaaatacagggcaaacttgggagaaaacctcttggagactgcaaatgacttgagactggggcggaggttcaccttccagcaggacattgaccctaaacataaagccagggcaagaattgaatggtttaaaacaaaacatacccatgagttagaatggctcagtcaaagtccagatctaaatccaatcaagaatctgtggcaagatctgaaaactgttgttcacaaacgctgtccatctaatctgactgagctggagctgttttgcaaagatgaatgggcaaggatttcagtctctagatgtgcaaagctggtagagacataccctaaaagactggcagctgtaattgcagcaaaaggtggttctacaaagtattgacttagggggccgaataattacgcacacccaactttgcagttattgatttaaaggccacttccggttttgctatccggatatccgaatccccccggatatcccggatactggggtcggatatctgattcaattcggatacccaaaagttaagatccggatatccgatccggatccctaggtgtccggatccggatatctgggtatccggatccggatcaatccggattttgaaaaggggtatccgagcacccctgctcacctatcattcccctattgtgtttgaagcagaaagaaataagaaaaggggatacatggcagtgactgcaagccagataactagagattaaggtgttgggggaccCTGGgctgcctcttactctaataggaatcagagtgtgacggctggggtggagggatggaggggcgctgttgggtgtctcagcctcgggtgctggaggaccttgtcccgactctgagCAGTCGGTGGAGACCACCTGGAGTTCTGGCAGTGCAGAGGAGGTCCGGCAgctgttggggccctggggcaattgcctactTTGCCTTAATGGCAGCACCAGCTCTGGTTTTATGAAAAATTTCCATCTGAGAATTAGGCTAAAAAAATGTAACCACAAtctaatataaatgttatttgtagtgAGTTTCCGAACCAATGACACTTcactgtgtgtttttttataatGTTTCTTTGTATGAGAAATACTATGAAATGAAATGCAATCACTAttaaatataataaaccatcactCACATGCCTATAAACTGTATCTTTATAAAACTGTAAAGCTTCATAGTCTGtattcagggccggcgctaccattaaggcaaagggggcaattgcccccatgCCCCAGAGTCCAGGGTGGGCAAGCATCTGTTAAATAAAGAATTTGTCTGCCGGGTGCTGTGCGTGgtgcgggtggtggaggacataaGGCAGCAGCGACAGGCAGGGCCTCCCCGACTGCTCCCCATCTGAAAATATGCAGAGATGTGCGGAAAGCATACTCACCTGTCAGCGTTGCTGGGAAGTTCAGCAAGTCTTCTCTACTTTGCACAGTTTAGCGTGTGTCTCCTCTCTATtgccctctagtggcgcctctCAGTACTGCGGCGCTGGAGGAATCAGAGAGGACACACTGTAACTGTGAGACATGGAGAAGATTTGCTGAAGTTCACAGCGAcgctgacaggtgagttgtaTCCTCCCTCCTCACTGCTCTGCACATGGGGTGGAGGAAGAGACTAACTTATCATGGGGTGAGGGCACATTTATCTATCTACTTACCACGGGAGaccctctggctatctatactggggggagggttgtCTAATCATGGAgtacatatctggctatctatactggggggagggggggggggttgtctaatCATGGAgtacatatctggctatctatagtacGAGGGGGGCCACCTAGTCATGGAgtacatatctggctatctatagtacGAGGGGGGGCACCTAGTTATGGAgtacatatctggctatctatagtacGAGGGGGGCCACCTAGTCATGGAgtacatatctggctatctatactggggggagggttgtCTAATCATGGAgtacatatctggctatctatagtacGAGGGGGGCCGCCTAGTCATGGAGTacatatctagctatctatagtACGAAGGGGGCCACCTAGTCATGGAgtacatatctggctatctatactgggggggagggttgtCTAATCATGGAgtacatatctggctatctatagtacGAGGGGGGCCGCCTAGTCATGGAgtacatatctggctatctatactgggggggagggttgtCTAATCATGGAgtacatatctggctatctatagtacGAGGGGGGCCGCCTAGTCATGGAgtacatatctggctatctatagtacGAGGGGGGCCGCCTAGTCATGGAgtacatatctggctatctatagtacGAGGTGGGCCGCCTAGTCATGGAgtacatatctggctatctatagtacGAGGTGGGCCGCCTAGTCATGGAgtacatatctggctatctatagtacGAGGGGGGCCGCCTAGTCATGGAgtacatatctggctatctatactggggggagggttgtCTAATCATGGAgtacatatctggctatctatagtacGAGGGGGGCCACCTAGTCATGGAgtacatatctggctatctatagtacGAGGGGGGCCGCCTAGTCATGGAgtacatatctggctatctatagtacGAGGGGGGCCACCTATTCATGGAgtacatatctggctatctatagtacGAGGGGGGCCACCTAGTCATGGAgtacatatctggctatctatagtacGAGGGGGGCCACCTAGTCATGGAgtacatatctggctatctatagtacGAGGGGGGCCGCCTAGTCATGGAttacatatctggctatctatagtacGAGGGGGGCCACCTATTCATGGAgtacatatctggctatctatagtacGAGGGGGGCCGCCTAGTCATGGAgtacatatctggctatctatactgggggggagggttgtCTAATCATGGAgtacatatctggctatctatagtacGAGGGGGGCCGCCTAGTCATGGAgtacatatctggctatctatagtacGAGGGGGGCCGCCTAGTCATGGAgtacatatctggctatctatagtacGAGGTGGGCCGCCTAGTCATGGAgtacatatctggctatctatagtacGAGGGGGGCCGCCTAGTCATGGAgtacatatctggctatctatagtacGAGGGGGGCCGCCTAGTCATGGAgtacatatctggctatctatactggggggagggttgtCTAATCATGGAgtacatatctggctatctatagtacGAGGGGGGCCACCTAGTCATGGAgtacatatctggctatctatagtacGAGGGGGGCCGCCTAGTCATGGAgtacatatctggctatctatagtacGAGGGGGGCCACCTATTCATGGAgtacatatctggctatctatagtacGAGGGGGGCCACCTAGTCATGGAgtacatatctggctatctatagtacGAGGGGGGCCACCTAGTCATGGAgtacatatctggctatctatagtacGAGGGGGGCCGCCTAGTCATGGAttacatatctggctatctatagtacGAGGGGGGCCGCCTAGTCATGGAttacatatctggctatctatagtacGAGGGGGGCCGCCTAATCATGGAgtacatatctggctatctatagtacGAGGGGGGCCACCTAGTCATGGAgtacatatctggctatctatagtatGAGGGGGGCCACCTAGTCATGGAgtacatatctggctatctatagtacGAGGGGGGCCGCCTAGTCATGGAgtacatatctggctatctatagtacGAGGGGGGCCGCCTAGTCATGGAgtacatatctggctatctatagtacGAGGGGGGCCGCCTAGTCATGGAgtacatatctggctatctatactggggggagggttgtCCAATCATGGAGtacatacctggctatctatactgagggggtggggtggctatctAATCATggtgacacatctggctatctataccaggAGGGAGACTAGCTAAATGAGGGTGGTTCCAGCAGCGGTTGGGGGGtggttggggccccccaagctacttttgccctggggccccactggggctagaaccggccctgtctgtaTTTTCCTATAAAGAATGGGGGAAATTACCGGACTTAAGCCCTGGAAACTCCCATTCCTTACATATTGCTAAACTTTACAGAAGTCTCTGGATATAAATCTCATCTGCCGGGAaagggaaaagtaaaaaaaaaaatgacaacaaaCAATCAGCAGAGATAAGGCTGGACGGTGCCCTGACGCCAGGGATTATCGGAAGAGCGACCCTGCATGTGACCCGGGGACTGTATAAATACAGCAGAGTCCCAGCAGGTAACTCAGCAAGCCTCACTGCCTGACCGAGCACACCTCACTGCCTGACCGAGCACACCTCACTGCCTGACCGAGCACACCTCACTGCCTGACCGAGCACACCTCACTGCCTGACCGAGCACACCTCACTGCCTGACCGAGCACACCTCACTGCCTGACCGAGcacacctgccctacctacagacacagagagaagatGAGATCCATAACTGTATGCCTCGTCCTCGTCCTCCTGTCCACCATCTGCTATCCATCAACCTGCGCCTCCATACCTGGGGTGAGACAtggctctatctatctatctatctatctatctatctatctatctatctataggtgTCACATCATTCTATCTATTCATTGATCTAATCCCCTAtctgcctatctatctatctaactatctatctaactattTATCTACTACTGTATCTATCTGATCTATCTGTGTCATATCATTTCTATATTCATCTATCTTATCTATTATCCATCTAcatcctgcctacctacctgtctATTGGTGTCACATCATTCTCTCtattcatctatctatctatctatctatctatctatctatctatctactggaTCTGTCTGTGCCATATCATTctaatctatctatccatctatctactgtatctattTGTGTCATATATCATTCTTTCTATTCGTCTATCTAAtcccctatctatctatctatctatctatctatctatctatctatccatctatccatccaccTATGCCCTACCTACCAGTCTATCTATACTTACCTATATCCTGCCTGCCCATCTGTCCTTCTGTCTGTCTATGTATCAGCTTCCTATCACTGATAATAACACCCTGATATTTTGCAGCAATATGAAGTCATGGACACAGCAGAGCACCCggacacactgcagacagaggaGTCCCACAATCCGGTGAGTCCCTTCCCTGCTTCTCAGTAAAGTTCTCGCTTTCACCAGCAATTGATGTTAGAATGAAACCCACTGTACATTAGGGCTGATTCGCAAAGCGTTTCTCTTCAGTTATCTCACCTCTGGGCTatacgcaattcactttatcACCTGAGCTCTTCTCCTAGAAGACAATTTTTAATTcttgcatttaaaggaaaccagagaccaacAATAGTCaatattttatacatatctggggcttcctccgtcgCCATTTGCACAGATTGCTCCTACGCCGCCGTCCCCAGCCTTCTCCTacgccggtaccgggtctcgtaacttcaggcagtcacggccagtctgggGGTGCGCAGTGCTCTCTCTCCGTCTCcggcggagaatagtactgctCCTGGTGGTgcggatggagctggaggaagccccaggtatgtataaaatacttTGACTAttgttcgtctctggtacacattgaaaagaacttttcagcatcttgcaattgaaaatgtagcaaaaagtacttgaaaaagtactatcaaaattatttgagtatgttcttgcttgctgggggtttaaaatgcattttatttacaagttgtaaaaatatcacctagtagaaaactcagcagaaaacctgaattgcatatggaccattgtTTTTCACCTCAGCTGTAAGGAGACCagggccaaatgcaattcaccttttctcctaggagataatttttcatcttcgatttaaaataacttttctgcactttgctatggaaaaagtaccaaaaagaaggtgaaaaagtactgcaaaaattatttagagtatttgtacccttgctggtggttcaaaagacattttattgacaagttataaaaatatcactttggagaaaactcaggtgaaaaagtgaattgcatatgggcctagaggggccataaaattccttttaaaccaccagtaagcaagaaaatactcaaaatcatttagATAGTACTTTATAACTTACttcttggtatttttttttattgcaaagtgctgaaaagtcattttacatagaagttgaaaaatgatctcttaggagacaacgaaagaaaaaaatataattgcatacgggcccagggctcatatgcaattcacttcttctcttgcgttatctcctaggagatcattttcatattctctttaaaataacttttaagcattttacaattgaaaaagtacccaaaagttgttgacaaagcactatcaaaattattttgagtgttttgttGGTTGCTGGTGTCTCAAAAAGCACGTTATGCCTAGGCGAGAAAACTCCGGAGAAAGAGAGAATTGCAATGGGCctcggagagataaatcatgagataaatGGATGAGGGTTCCTATTCaatcacattttctcctgagttttatcaTAGGAGATGTTCTCaaatctt is a window of Hyperolius riggenbachi isolate aHypRig1 chromosome 6, aHypRig1.pri, whole genome shotgun sequence DNA encoding:
- the HAMP gene encoding hepcidin — protein: MRSITVCLVLVLLSTICYPSTCASIPGQYEVMDTAEHPDTLQTEESHNPLTLFRSKRHSHLSVCSYCCNCCKQKKCAWCCLT